From Bombina bombina isolate aBomBom1 chromosome 1, aBomBom1.pri, whole genome shotgun sequence:
AGACTTTTTCATAGTGGATGCATAATACCAGGGCACATGATATCTAGCCCTATATTTCCACTATAAATGCTTCCTAAACTGCCTTGTTTCAGTCCACCATGATCTCTTCTCGTCCATCATTACCTACTACATTTCTTGTCTGGCACCTACTCTCTAGAATTCTCACTCTTACACACCATCTCTTATCTTCCATAGTTTTAATGgatttttaaaaacatatctttTATAAGAAGCTTATTATGTTCATCCACTTAAAAAAGCCACAGCACCTTCCCCAACAAAGTAACTTTCAGTCtgacacttaaaggattactttctgttataatttttaagctaaacaactaacatattaaagttaataaacattaattaaaacctactgacctatattttctccaaaacgaagtttcataacgttctaaaagttatatcttttattcgccgatgatgtcacgttatcctgcccactattttcagcactgcatgttcaaaatacttaaaccaataactttgtgtttaaagcgccattttgaaacctaagtattgtaaacggattggtacagagcaaaggatacccacggagtgggtttggaaaacaattaaatttgcagacaagatttctgatatacggtagagatatgttaatgaaatgctattgataaaaagcagatttggggtagttagttagtaacaggcatagaaaatatttatttacagtggccctttaacacttCCAGTGCAACTATAATCAATCATACCAGCAGCCATCATACCTTCTGTCTCATTCCCCCCTTAACCCTAGATTCTTTGAAACAGAAAATCTCTTCACCTATATAAATATGTGATATAAtaggtatttttatattttatttgcactGCATAGCTTTGCATTCTATGTATTGTTGCACACCATCTATTTATGTTTTAAATACTAGGGAATATAATGGCAACTTATAATAATAAGAAGTATAACCAGCTATCTATGTCTCTCTCCACAGAATTCTCATACAATGAACTGGGCAGGTTTATATGCCATCTTAAGTGGCGTGAACCGTCACTCTACGGGAATTGGACGCATCTGGCTCTCTGTAGTCTTTATCTTCAGGATCATGGTGCTTGTAGTGGCTGCAGAAAGTGTATGGGGGGATGAAAAGTCCGGATTTACCTGCAACACCCAACAGCCTGgatgtaacagtgtttgttatgacCATTTCTTCCCCATTTCTCACATCCGTCTGTGGGCCCTTCAGCTGATTATTGTATCCACACCTGCTCTACTTGTGGCCATGCATGTTGCACACCTCCAGCACCAGGAGAAGAGGATTCTACGCATGTCTGGTCATGGAGACTCTTCCGAACTGGCAGATGTAAAGAAGCAGAAGATCCGTATTTCTGGTTCTCTGTGGTGGACCTACACAGTGAGTGTGCTCTTCAGGATTATTTTTGAAGCAGCATTCATGTATATCTTTTACCTCATTTACCCTGGCTATGCCATGATCCGGCTTGTTAAGTGTGAGGAATACCCCTGTCCTAACACTGTTGACTGTTTTGTGTCACGTCCCACAGAGAAGACCATTTTTACAATTTTCATGTTGGCTGCCTCAGGTTTCTGCATAATTCTCAATGTAGCGGAGTTGGTCTTTCTCGTTGCCCGGGCATGTGCTCGCAGACAACATCGTCGCCAAGACTCATATAATGCCCAGGAGCATAAACAGAATGAAATGAACACGCTTCTATCAGGGGGCAGCCTTTTCAAGCGAGCACCTAGCAGCCAGGAGAAAGGAGAACACTGTGCTGCCTCCTAGGTGCCTCAGTGGTGGGTGGCACTGAGATGGTAAAGCAGGCTGTAGGTGGAGTGATCATACTTGGGACTAGTTACAAGACTTTGCAAGGAGATTTGCGATTGCGAGCACATGTAAGCAAGGAAGAATTGAGAAGGGCAAGCAAATTACCTATTTCATAATGCAACATTTGCACAAATTGCAGTGGTTGTATCCAAATTGCCCATTGGTTTTGGATATGTGTGTCCTTATCACCACACTATCACGTTGTCTTTTTTTTTACTCTGTCACATCCTCTTTACCAACCATGAGGTATTAATTGTGTCATTATTGCAGTGTTCTGAGATTTCAATAAGACTGATGATGGAAGATCAATGGGGATGAGTATTAGAGGGAGGGAATGGATTTTATAGGGAGGGAATGGAATTTAAAGGGAGGGAATGGGTGGGTTTCTATTGCCAGAGGAATGAGATTGTATTATTATTTACCCAATAACATGAATAAAAGtggaaataaaaatagtaaaacagTCTGTGTATGAATCACAAATCCATTGCTCCTAATGTCCATGATACTTCATAAACCCCTGAACAAATATTCAATGAAACTCTTGAGTGTACTAATGTGTGATTGATTGTGAATCAATGGATGGATATGTGAATTGCTGTTTAGAAAACAATTGCATTACATTCTCAAATCCCACATTAGCCATTCTACAATTACACTCATGTGCAGGAAGAAAAGGGGATCTTGTGAATGTAACATCACACTATGGGGTTAatttttcaagctccgtacggagcttgatgcttcgtgtttcaggcttgccggaaacagaagttatgaagcagcagtctaaagaccgctgctgcataacctgtccacctgctctgaggcggtggacagaaatcaacccgatcgaatacgatcgggttgattggcaccccctgctagcggccgattggccgtaaatctgcaggggcggtattgcatcagcagttcacaagaactgctggtgcaatgataaatgtcaacatttatcaatgtgcagcggatatgatacgctacatgtccgctcacactatcataaattgacccctaagtataTAATGTGTGCCAGTGCATACATTTCACGGTTTGTGGTATTCTTTCTTATAGAAACTGCAATCACGGGCAGAACTACagttggtgcagcaggtgcagtggcaccaggatccaagtgctggggggcccatagTAGCCTCATCTATACATAGGGGTGCGcgaaatgtgtacaatcctaatgcagaggagACTTTTATTAGCGCAGGTAGCAGGTCCATcttctatatatctttctatctatcttcaaaatccttatacagagcagcatgtatattattactattgcttactaatgAGTTCCCTTTGGGGGGCCTTTTTGAGTAGGTCTGACTGCGATATAGAAATAGTTTTCTATAGAGGGTGGGATTTTGTACTTatgctgcaatgtattttttttgtttaaataatttttaatgagGTTGATCAAGAATTACAGCAAAAGTAGTCACAAAAGTACatgaaattattacatttataacttCAGTCTGAAATAAAGTGCTATATAGCCAACCAAATTTTCTTCAGTTATGTTATATATTTGGAGAAGAGGGGAGAATATACTATATAAGATACATTTTGTGGTAAGATTACAACAAATCAAAGCCAACCTAACTTCGTTGTATGTGTTTGTGACATCTTGGTCTTATGTAGTTTGTGTGTTGTATCTGTGATTTAAGAGTATGGTTGTCTTGTAGGTTGTCTATTATGGTTGTGCTCTTTGTTCCCAAATGAAGATTatatcaagaaaagaaaaaaatcacgTTTCCCGATATAACAGTAATGTATTTTTTCAAGAGAGATAATATGGTTAATTTCAGAAACCCATTGGAGGAAGGTAGGTGGCTGTCATAGTTTCCAGAGCCTAGGAATTCATCTTTTAGCACAGGTTATCATCAGGTGAAGCagttttgtgcaaaaaaaatgcaGCCTAATCGTGGGTTTGAGTGAGAAGAACAATGTTAGGGTTATGGGTAATattagtatttaaagggccattatacactcattttttctttgcataaatgttttgtagatctatttataaagcccataaagttttgttttttttttaaatttataattttgcttatttttaaataacattgctctgattttcagactcctaaccaagccccaaagttttatttgaataccgtcagctaccttctccagcttgctcctgtttgtgtaaagggtcttttcatatgcaaaagaagggggaggggggagtgtcttatttatcacttgcagtgggctttccagctaccttttcaacagagctaaactgaaagcttctaagtacgttttgaaacagttttatactggatttttatatcagtatctgtgcatcttattctttatagtagtgtctattacatgcagttatatgaaaatgagtgtataatgtccctttaaggtttggttGCGGCATCGTTCTATCGGATCCCAATAGCTCTTAagttttgggcaggaccaccaaatgtgagaGGGAGTTCCTATTTCTCCACACTTTGATATTAGTGTTTAAGGTTTGGTTGAGGCATCGTTCTATCTGATCCCAATAGCTCTTAAGTTTAGGACAGGATCACCAAATGTGAGACTCAGGAGTTCCTATTTATCCACACCATCTCCAGCATCTAGATGAGGCATTTGGGAAGATACCCCAAATTCTTTGGGGTGTGAGATACCAGCGAGAAAGAATCTTATAATTGAGTTTGGTTAAGGAGATAGAGGAAGAGTGGGTCATTTTAAAGCTGCATTTCCAATTTCTATCGGTAAGTTGGCACTGGAGTTCTGATTCCCATTTTGACAAGTATAAGGGTCTTTTATTTGGGATGGATCTTCTGAGTAGTTTATATGTGACAGAGAGATGGGATTTTCGTAATATGGTGGGGTTAATGCAAATATTTTCAAATGGTGTAAGAGATCGTATGATGTCTTGTTTATAGGGGCTGGTGATTATTGCGTGGCGGATTTGGAGATATGAATACCAGTTGTGGAACGGGGGTCCTAGGGTGTCATTTAGTACTATACAATCTTTAACATGTGTTGTGTCAGTCAATAAATATATAGGGAGATTCCCGCTATTCTGTGCTGCAATGTATTTTTATGTAGAAGGAGACATTAAAGCTCTTTAAATTGAAAATGCATTTAACAGATTTGAGAGTAATTTGCTCTCTGGATGATAATAAACAACATCCACAGCTATTGATGGGACAACAGATGTATCTATTGTAGCAACTTGATCAAGCTGATATTATTTAGTGACAGTTTGATAGGGCACTAAATAATAGCAGATCCTTATATTTGATCTCTAtgcttagctatatatatatatttactgtaaaccaCTTGTAACCCCCATTTATGCCACTCAACTGCACCGAAAACCAGAAACTACCCTAACAGAAATCTGTTTCCACTGCTTTTGTTGTTATAATTTATCTGTTAAGTGCTGACAAATACTGCATTTCTGTATTAACCCTGACCACAACTTACCTGGTACCCACAAATAATACTGTGACCCTATTCTAGTGCTATGACCTCTAAATGTGAACCAGTTATCCACCACAACACCTAACTGACTCCTACACAACCCCCTTAACCCCCCTCTCCATATCCACCCCCCTTGGCAAATACTTCAGAGGGGCGTATAATATAAAAAGCATATGAGAAGTACATCagttgcatggggggggggggggtctattgGGTATCAGAGTGATCATAGTGTGCatagggttaaaggaccagtaaacacagcagattttcataatcaacaaatgcaagataacaagacaatacaatagcatttactctgaatttcaaatgagtagtagattcttttctaacacatttcaaagttatgtatatttccactccccctgtaccatgtgatagcaatcagccaatcacaaatgcatatacgtatactctgagttcttgcacatgctcagtaggagctggtgactaaaaaaagtgtaaatataaaagactgtgcacattttttttaatggaagtaaattataaagttgtttaaaattacatgctgtatctgaatcatgaaaatttaataaaacctgagtgtcatGGATCCAGGATGCCCATAGTTGAGACTGGGGATACTTTTTGTGTGATATAATTATGTATATGCTAAACATGATAAAATCTGAGCTTGCACACACAATTAATCATTGTTTAACATAGAAACTAATATTCTTGTGCTAAACAACCCTTTACACATTTGTACATTTCTTTTAACTTGCTGTCACTACTGGCTGAGAAGGAATAGTCTTGTAATCCATTTATCAGCATTTGGAGATAAACTGGAAGATTACAATCTATCATTTGGGTACACCTCACATACTAGGATTAGGGTTGCTAACCAACCTGTATTTTACTGTCACAAGTtattttaagatataatgaataaatACAGAACCAAAAGCCCTGTCATTGTGAACCTTATTCTGAATGGGGTGGAGTCTAATTATaaagaaatcataatttaaaatcagtcctagtaactttagtattataaattattttgcataattatttatgcaaatgtagggTAATTAGTAAGGCTGGTATTTTTGTtacaagaaaggtggcaaccctaactgggaTGTGAGACACCACAGCAATCTTCCTCTTTCACACAGGTGGCTTTGTGTCAGGTGAGTGTCATAACAATATCACATTATTGGTCCTATTTTAGGGGGCTGGTAAATGACATCTTTATCACCCTCTGTTGGAAGTGTCATGGTACATAGGTCCTGGTTTCTCtgtggtaataaaaaataaataaatcagaaatcCAAATAAATGGAAAAATTTTGTGTAAAAATATTTTCATACAAATCAAAAGGGgatggttatttttgttttttacatttaccTTTACTAAGTTAAATGGCCACTAAAGACAAAATTaacttttcattattcagataaaacatgcattaaaaaaaaaaaaaacttccaatatacctccattatcaaaatgtgcacattctttttatatgcacactttataatCATGTACAAACgcatatgccttttgtgattggctggtggctgtcacatcaCACAGGGGAGGGAATATTGGACTAACTTTGAAatgtgccagaaaatattctactgctcatttccaaCTTAATATTGTAAGTGCTCTTATTTGTCAGTTATTCCATTCTACTCTTTAGTGAGACTTTAAGTGAGCCTGGATAagggttttattattattctttatttataaagcgtcaacagattccgtagcgctgctcatgggtacaaggataaaagtacaaaggagaaagaaacaatacaataaaagatacaattttaaagacaaatacagggggaattgagggccctattcccgtgggaacttacaatctagatgggtaggaggatgggaaacaggaggtggggactgcaaaggtgagaatgatattagtgaggagatagatgcgggcaactgttaggtaagtgaagttcatttgttaaagaAAGTGCAGGGAGCCTAGCCTGGagtgtagctaagggttaaggcctggttgagtgagtggtATGGGCCATGTTTTGGGGCTTGTCCTTTTCCTTCTTCCCCTTCGGTAGGGGAGTCAGAGTCTGTTTCCCTCTCCAGAGAGGGGGGGGTGCTGGAGGATGAAGCTGGGCCCGCTCAGGCTTATCAGCCGGTGGAGCAGTGTTTAGATTTTGGGATCACTGGGGGTGCTAGGCCGGGGTCCCAGGGTCTGGGATCGGGAAGTAGTTCAGGGTCCCAGGTGTCGGGagtaggcattaggccagggtccCAAGTTGATTTAGGGTGGCATGCTGGTGGGTGTCCGCTAGGCCCGTTAAGAGGTGGCGAGTGAAGTGGGAGCAGTGGGGTCTTACCTGCATTGGTAGTCTTTTCCAGCAAATCCGTCGCAATGGCGGTAGCGCTCCTCCAATCCCTGGCATTGGTCCTTGCAGGGGGTTCAT
This genomic window contains:
- the LOC128645818 gene encoding gap junction beta-1 protein, with the translated sequence MNWAGLYAILSGVNRHSTGIGRIWLSVVFIFRIMVLVVAAESVWGDEKSGFTCNTQQPGCNSVCYDHFFPISHIRLWALQLIIVSTPALLVAMHVAHLQHQEKRILRMSGHGDSSELADVKKQKIRISGSLWWTYTVSVLFRIIFEAAFMYIFYLIYPGYAMIRLVKCEEYPCPNTVDCFVSRPTEKTIFTIFMLAASGFCIILNVAELVFLVARACARRQHRRQDSYNAQEHKQNEMNTLLSGGSLFKRAPSSQEKGEHCAAS